The genome window GATGCGCGACGACAACAAAATTCCCGGAACGGACGAGACGACTCCCTTCGTCGACGCGACGGGAACGTACCGAATCGACGCCGAAACGAGCTCTCGCTCGAAACGGTGGAAGTGGTTCGTCTCGAACAAATCGAGAAACGGACAGCTACGTATCACCGAGGACGGCGAACTGACGTTCTCCGAAGTTCCGCAGCTGTAACCTCGCGTCGAGCGCTATCGGGAGAGATTAGAGCCTGCATCCGACAGGCTACAGCATGCAAGACGACTCCGAGCGGCGTTCCCCGGCCGAGGACCGCCGCACCCCGGCGTGGACCCGCGACCACGCCGCCGGCATCGAGCGCTCCGAGGACACCGTCGCGCCCATCATCTACCCGCCGGAGGCTCCCGTCGATCCGGACCTCCACATCTGGGACACCTGGTTCCTCCGCGAGCGCGACAACTCCATCGCCGAAATCGACGGCTACCGCGTCATCTTCGCGCTCACCTCCTCCTCGGAACTGCTGCCCGGCAAGCGCCACGACGTGGCGACCATCCGCTACTTCTACTCGCGCGACGGCGAGAACTGGGAAACCGGCGGCCCCGTCTTCGACGTCGACGAGAGAGGACCGCTCGGGTCGCGGCAGTGGGCCGGGAGCGCGCTGTACGACCGAGGCGAAGACGACGAAGGAACCGTCTACGCCTACTACACCGCCTCTGGCCGCCGCGGCGAGGAGGAACTCACCTACACGCAGCGGCTCGCCGTCGGCCACGGCGGCACGATAGAGGCGGACGAAAACGGCCTCCGCATCGAGGGGCCGTGGACCCACGAAGTCCTGCTGGAACCGGACGGCGAGTACTACGAGACCGAGAGCCAGTCGCGCGGAATGATCTATACCTTCCGCGACCCGTGGTTCTTCGAGGACGACGGCACGACTTATCTCCTCTTCGAGGCCAACACGCCGGTTCCCGAGGGCTCCGACACCTGCGGCGGTAACGCCGCCCAGCAGGAGTTCAACGGCAGCGTCGGCGTCGCCGAGTCGCCGACGGGCGACCCCGCCGACTTCGAACTCCGGCCCCCCTTACTCGACGCCGTCTGCGTGAATCAGGAACTCGAACGCCCGCACGTCGTCCGCCGCGACGGGCGCTACTACCTCTTCATCTCCAGTCACGACCACACGTTCGCGCCCGGCCTCGACGGCTACGACGCGCTGTACGGCTTCGTCGCCGACTCGCTGCGCGGCGAGTACGAACCGCTCAACGGCTCCGGGCTCGTGCTGACGAACCCCGCGAACGCGCCGTTTCAGGCGTACTCCTGGCTCGCCTACGACCACGGCGATGAGTTGCTCGTCACCTCGTTCTTCAACTACTTCGAGTTCGACCGGCCGAGTCTCGACGAGGTCGCGGTGCTCCCCGAGGCCGAACAACTGCGTCGCTTCGGCGGGACGCTCGCGCCGACAGTCCGGCTGAAACTCGACGGTAATCGGACGAGGGTGGTGGGCACGCTCGGCCACGGACACCTCCCGCTGCCGGACGAGAAGCTCCCGGAGCCGTGGTGGGAACGCGGCGAGGAACTGCCGAACGAGAGCGAGTACGGGCGGCGGACGTAAGCTGTCAGAGCCGCCGACTCAGGACCGTCGTCGCTTCCCGGCTGGGAACGTCGCTTCGAGTTCCCACACCCTCGCCGACCGGAGCGTCGCGCCGCCGCCGACCGCCGCCAGCGACACGCCCTCCGCGTCGTCGCGCGTCGGATAGACGCGGCTCGTGAGGCACCGGCGCTCGTTCGCGAACAGTTCCAGAACCGAGCCGTCGACGAACGCGCGAAGCGAGAGCGAGTCCCCCTCGACGGGCATCCGTTGTTCGCCTTTCGCCGCCGGACCGTGGCTCGACGCCGAGCGGTCGACAACGACCGACTCGCCGTCGTATCTGATCACCGTTCGCTCCGAGAGCGCGGGCGACTCGAACACGCCGAGTTCGAACGTCGCACCCTCTTCGAGCGCGACGTCGAACGCCAGTTCGTAGCTGTTGCCCGTCACCCCGAGCGCCCGGCGCTCGCCCGCCGACAGCGACACGTCGCCGGAGAGCGCGCTCCGCTCGCGGAGGCTCGCCAGTTCGGCGGCCGGTCGCTGGACGATGTCGCCTCCGGACACGTCGAGTTCCCGCGGCAGCGACATCGCGCCTGACCAGCCGGCGCGCCACTGCGCGTCGAGGTCACGGGCTTCGGGGAGCCACCCCCACGTCAGCACGCGGCCGTCGGGCGCGCGAAGCGACTGCGGGGCGTAGTAGTCGCCGTAGTCGAGCACGCCCTCGTTCGTCGGGGCGAAGTCGGGCGCGTCCAAATCCGCCTCGCCGACGAAGTAGATGGTCCGGTCGTAGTTCGAAACCTGCAGAAGCTCTCCCTCCTCGAACGTCAGCAGCTCCGGGCACTCCCAGACGGTTCCGGGGTCGGGCTCCTCGCGGCCGAACAGCGGGCCGACGTACTCCCACTCGTCGAGGCTCTCGCCGCGGTAGAGCAGCACGACGCCGCCGCCGGACTGCGAGCCCGCGCCGATGAGGTGGTACCAGACGCCGTCCTGTCGCCAGACGCAGTGGTCGCGGAACTCGGCGTCCCAGTCGTTCGTCGCCAGCACGGGCGGGTCCGTCGGCGCAGCCTCGATGACGGGGTTCTCGGCGTGCTTGGTCCACGTCCGGAGCTCGTCGTCGGCTGCGGTCGCCAGACAGGGCAGTTGGACGCGACCGCGGCCTCCGGTGTACAGGAGCCTCGGCGTTCCGTCGGTGTCGACGACGGTGCAC of Haloprofundus halophilus contains these proteins:
- a CDS encoding glycoside hydrolase family 68 protein, which gives rise to MQDDSERRSPAEDRRTPAWTRDHAAGIERSEDTVAPIIYPPEAPVDPDLHIWDTWFLRERDNSIAEIDGYRVIFALTSSSELLPGKRHDVATIRYFYSRDGENWETGGPVFDVDERGPLGSRQWAGSALYDRGEDDEGTVYAYYTASGRRGEEELTYTQRLAVGHGGTIEADENGLRIEGPWTHEVLLEPDGEYYETESQSRGMIYTFRDPWFFEDDGTTYLLFEANTPVPEGSDTCGGNAAQQEFNGSVGVAESPTGDPADFELRPPLLDAVCVNQELERPHVVRRDGRYYLFISSHDHTFAPGLDGYDALYGFVADSLRGEYEPLNGSGLVLTNPANAPFQAYSWLAYDHGDELLVTSFFNYFEFDRPSLDEVAVLPEAEQLRRFGGTLAPTVRLKLDGNRTRVVGTLGHGHLPLPDEKLPEPWWERGEELPNESEYGRRT
- a CDS encoding GH32 C-terminal domain-containing protein; the protein is MDTLPARVACVYVTDRSPEQRAAYEWCAEAATTADIVSFAAVAEGAVDLGAYDAVWWHRDAPLDDGPAVVRESAPRIHSFLEDGGGVLLSLRALSAVEPLGIDSVRPDAVGVEDVHEPAGFARKALYADHPVFESFDDRFHLASPDDGRQFARYETLVPERGQVLGSSLRGDDLLVGHKSLLSWRVGAGAVAGVGEHLQFDCESGETRERDRFARNLLASLSSDRWPTFTERPDDTEGFETVRAALSDDHHRPGYHLAAPANWLNDPNGLVYHDGRYHLFYQYNPAGPFHGSIHWGHATSEDLVDWRDEPVALSPSPDGPDRDGCWSGCTVVDTDGTPRLLYTGGRGRVQLPCLATAADDELRTWTKHAENPVIEAAPTDPPVLATNDWDAEFRDHCVWRQDGVWYHLIGAGSQSGGGVVLLYRGESLDEWEYVGPLFGREEPDPGTVWECPELLTFEEGELLQVSNYDRTIYFVGEADLDAPDFAPTNEGVLDYGDYYAPQSLRAPDGRVLTWGWLPEARDLDAQWRAGWSGAMSLPRELDVSGGDIVQRPAAELASLRERSALSGDVSLSAGERRALGVTGNSYELAFDVALEEGATFELGVFESPALSERTVIRYDGESVVVDRSASSHGPAAKGEQRMPVEGDSLSLRAFVDGSVLELFANERRCLTSRVYPTRDDAEGVSLAAVGGGATLRSARVWELEATFPAGKRRRS